The sequence CCAAATTTACTGCTGAAACAGGACTTCAATTAGTTTAGATACATTGCTAACTGCAGGCAAACCCTGTAAATCCAGAAAATTAAGAATTACCCACAAACATatagctatttagctagctatatccaaATGCCGCCCCAATGGACTCGCTTTTTCGATGTTTATGCTGCAAAACTtacaccaaaaaaatattttgagtttGAATATATATGTGGCGGGGAATTGTAGTGAACAttgtatttttgatatttattaTTTCCTTGgaagaaaaaattaacacttttaaattttgtccttgcgaaaattaatccacGGAAAGCAAATAAATCTTTCACAGCaagattttttgagaaaattatTTTCCTATTTAGTCAAAAACATCAAGTGTGAGGATCGTATCACATCATGCTCCTTTTTAGGGTACTTTTGAGACTTGTACATAGTCAGTATAAAAACTGAGCGTCAGCGTTGTTCTAGCAAGTCCATCAGTAGCATCGCAATTTTAATGCTTTAATGAAAAAGTAATCTCTAGTATTCCTGCCTTTCTAGTAAATTCACCTTTATTTCTGTGGATGAAGCGCTAATATAGCGCAGCGGTAATTTTGCCTAGtccttaatttattaatttagtaCCGTCAGGGGTGCGATTTCATAAACGGTCTTGCCCCTAAATTCTTGGGCAAGTAACAATACTGAACTTTTAATGGTTAAATTTTAACGTTAACAGTAAGATGGCATAAAACATAACTATAATCGAGTAGGGTTAGGAAACAAATAGGATTTTTATTtagatgtttttatttacatgcAAAACAATATAAACAATGTTAACAGTCATTGTTTACAACCACAAGATTGGTAAAACACACACATAAAAAACTTCACCCACTGGATTGACCTTAATCGTAATACTAACATTAATGGTACATAGTCTCCAGGCACGAAGCATGCGTTTTTATGGTTACCAATTATAGCTAGCTGTTGTCATGGCTGTCTGAGTTTGAGTGGTCCTGTCTGAATTTGGCTGATTCTGACTGATTCTGGGTGGTTCTGGCTGATTATGAGTGGTTCTGGCTGTTTCTAGGTGGTTCTGTTTGACTTGGGTGGTTCTGGGTAGTTTCATAGTTTAGTAATACCACTTTTGAAATGCCAGATATAGATagatgtacatattttacatggctggcctcacaaatatcgagggatataccctgtctattatttctagGAGAGGCCATGGCTTTGATGGGTAGCTTAAGTATTTAATTCTCTCTTTGAGCTACGCAAACTCAGTTAGGGTCAGCGCTCTTTCAGACAACTCCCGCAACATctaacggcccacacagtgcgccatctccccaatttccctcacttGACTCGGGTTAACCCGTGGCTATGGTAAGATTCAATTGCCTAAATTAAATCCCCatcaaggggaatcgaaccctggtctcccgcacaaagtacgagagtgataaccactaaactacggcTAAATTATagctatcttttttttaaaaaaaaagctggACTCAGGATATATTGTTAAAGTGGTAGGGTGTAACATTGTATTTCCAGGAGACGAATTGTTAGATGAATTCAGCAGTGAATAGCTGCAAAACAACTTTTTGATTTCCATGACAATAAAGAGAATATGcaacaaatttaaaatctaCCTAATTTATCTAGCTATGTATATATTGCATTCTTAttggtttaaatttttcattttcctgACACACATAACTTTTTAAACCCTTTGCCACTCTCCTGCCAAACTCGTCATTACGTTCTTTGTATTGCTAAATTATATCAATTACAGGTGTGTTTATGTTAAGGTACTGTTTTGATAAGGTGGTTTACTCACATGAGGGACCTAGGCATGGATAgaatgactaaaaaaaaaattctaaagtttatttatatattttctaaaGCCAATTTAAATTACAATAATAAAATATTGGAAAGCAATGATACGCACCTTTAAGTTGATTGTGTGCTCTTGCTTTACAACGCTCAATGGTGTTTTGATATCGATATACTTGGgctctttgaaaaaaaacaatggtcaaaaaaaagataaaaccaAGTTAAGTGGAAAGACAGTCAAACACTATGGAAAAAGCTCAGAAAGGCACTTTTCTTCTGTATATAACCCTAACTCAAAAAAATCTAACCCATGAAAGtgctaacaattttttttttgtcaaaatagcACTAAAAAAACATCACAAATTTCATGTTAACATGTTTTGTAAAAACTTACATCCTACATTGCAAGATCTTGCCTAAGCAAGGCAGCCAGTTTTCCTCCATATGAACAGTCCCTAAGAGTACAAATTATctgtaaaagaaatttttgcatTGTCCTTCCGTCATCCCTCTAAATTTAGGGAAGAACCATGCTGTCGtaaataaaaattgtatttGTGACAACTGTTCCAAAAGTCATGTTGATCATTTTGGAGGAAAATCCataataaaaatgtcatttttacgATTTTCACACGCTTTACAATCCTAGAGAACATTTTTCTGCTGTGTCGATTAAGTAGATTAGAATTTAGcaaattctaatctatttatattttGCCATCACATTGAGCATATTAAAATGACTTGTTTCTGAAAATAGAGCAGTATGACAGGTATAGTTTCCTAATGTTATTGAAATGCATTTCACAATTTGGTGCCTCCCAGAAATTACACAAATTAGTTCTGCACTCCTCAAACAGTTTTAGTTGTATCTGTTTTAGTTATGTATATATAAAGAAATTGCAATGATGCTTcaaagttgttttttgttgcaCTCTCAAAAGATTGTATTATGCAAATCTGCTGTAATCAAACATGGTGAGCTTATTGTTAAagtatattttgttttcatGTGTTCATAATACAAACTGCTGTAAAGTCATCAGCCTTCCTAATTCACATTTGAAAATTGCCTATAAAAATGCTGACAAATAACAAATCAGCAATTTTTTGCCAACAAATCCAAATTTGAGTTAAAAAAAGCTGCTTAGGCGGTGATACACGATCCGATTAATTGAATTTGATTAGTCGAATTTGATTAATTGGAACGTGTATCATGTAAAAATCGTATATGCTTTCGGCATGCTCAGACTTGCCgaattacatttttaaaaatttggactGGCTCAACTTTTTCAATTAATCAAGgtttttagccaatcaaaatgcttATAATCTGTACATCAAATgtgcatttaaaaaaatgtgagtttctatataaaaaattaacattagtAGAGGATcgtcaaaaaaggataaaacagAAATCAATGAGATTTTCTCAGTGAATGAAACTTAACAGAAAAGTACCAAATAACACACTCTGTTTTTAGTTGTAATAATATCTGTAACAACAGCGAGTTCAACTCTGTCTTCACTCTCTAAAGACATTTTAAGGAAATTATCAAAAATCTGTCCAGTTTCTTATAATGTTCAATATAATTTTGataaatcgaattcgattaatcgGATCGTGTATCACCACCTTTACTCGGCGCACAACTTAGCCATAAAACTGTCTCTAAACAAGTCATAAGACATGATTTTTGAACCCATCTGAAGATTTAGAGTACATTTTCAAATCCAACAGAGGTGCAAAGCACATTCAGGTCATAAAACATTGATTGCTATCATGCATAAAGgcttaaattattaaatatttatcagTTTTCTAAAGTTAGTAAGGCATTGTCTCCATCATcgtttcaaaaataataattttaattcgTATAATACTTTGTTTGAATCAATCTCTATATATAtgattttgaaacaaattttagaaaaaagtttccaaaaaaatatgtttcaaatTCATTTCAATTGTTTTAGTTTCAAATCGCTTGTTGAATTTAAAATCTTTTGGTAATTGTTTCGCATTCGTATCCCAATTGTTTCAAAACAATAAACTTCGTTAAATTCCTTTCAAAGTCACTTtaacatgtttatcacatatcGCCAAATTCTAAAGAAATTCAACTATCAAATTATGTAAATATCTTGgtcacaaaaaaacaaagcgAGATCGTAGAAAGCATAAATATCACCATAGGTTGTTTAAAAACAGTCAAAACGAAATCGTAGAAAGCAAAGAGATTGCTGTAGATCGCTTAAAAACAGTCAAAATGATACTGTAGCAACCGAAAAGATTGCCATATTAGAttgttaaaaacaattaaaatgggATTGTAGAAATGGAAAAATTGCTGTTGATTGTGTAGATAAAACTATATGAATACGCAATTTTTTGTCTCAGAATTCCTTTTATAAttggttttaaaatagtttcTAAATCGTTTCCCAATTGTTTCCTATATACTTccatttcattttaattttgagcttaaaaacaaaataaattacagtTAAAATTGGTTAAAGCTCGTTTGGTGAAACAATCTGtaagcaattttaaaaagtgATGACACAATCTTAAAGCATTcatgaaatttttaattatattcatGTGAAACAATACTGGATACAGTCCCAAAGTATTAAGTGCTCTGACTAACTTCATTCTCTTTACGATAACAAAGCTTGCTTTacattttttcttgaaaaatttatgcttttaaaaaaactgattgACTTCGAAAAGGTTGCATTTCAAACTAATTAAATAAGAATGATGGTCCTTGTTTTCATGTTCCCATGTAAtattcaaagaaaaatgaatttgTTAAAAGATCTCTGTTGTATTTTGAAAACACATTTGAcctgaaaatttatgtattttttgtattattaaatCTTGTCTTATATTGTGTTGTActttagtcatttttttttttttgtttgaatgaAGTCTACAGGACTTTAAAGACCAGCACTATTCCGCATAAACGCACACCTGCTACTATTGGTATCATGTCATGGGTTCGTTCAGCAAACCGTAGAAGATATCTTGAGCAAAAAATGAAAGATATTGTGAAGTCGGAGTCTGGACTTATAAAGGAAGAGCAGCTTTCTCAAAGTGAACCAAAAATTGAGTTTTTAAACTCTAGCAGAATTCATGACAAGTTAAATGAAGACACCATGCATTCCCATTTGATAAAGTAAGGATACTGTTTTTATTGCTCAGATTTCTTTCTTGCTTCAGTTGTTTCTTAGAATTGTAGAATTTGCCTCTTTGTTTAAGACTTGTGTATGATGCAAACTAGAAACACCTGTAAAGCTTATTTTCATCAAGGGTTGCCTTTTCCAATTCATCAtataaaagataattttttaagtCAAAGTTAAAGAACTtcacaaaacatttttagacCAACTGTCTTTCTGTCTAAAGATAAGCAAACTGTAATATGTTATCATCCACCACCTAAGCCATATCCAGAGGAATTCACAAAGGTAAGTACTATATCAGGGTCTCTaaagtttattttacaaaatggcaccaacttgtttttttgtgcttttattttaataaatggTTCCGAATAAAAGatcaatcaaattttttttgtcggtTTTTATAATTGATGTACATTTTCTCGCAACCAAGTAAAGAGTTTCTATGTTACTTCTCACTAGTTGTCAAAAACAATAAGCAGTCAATAAAATGGCAACAGCTCCCTTCTTGAAAACACAAAATAGGCACAGTTATAAAATTTTAGTAGACAAATACTGTCAAAAAGTGGACTATACATGTAGACTATAGCAATTTCTAATAGCAATTTCTTAAGAAAACAATTTTGGACTATACATGTAGGCTATAGCAACTTCTACAGAGAATTGCTAGGTGTTTTTGACAACTTTTGGAATAGTTGATGAAGAATTTCCATAATGAACTGTTAATATCTTGTATTTCTATAGCGAGCAGTTGGAAAGTCCTTGTTTGGCATGAGCGAAGAATTAATTAATACATTTAAGTCATCCATGACAGATGATGAGGTATGGTGTGAATTATCTTAGCACACACATTGTTTATTCGATAGGGTTTGTGTCTGTTATTGTATTTAAcctttctaattcaatttattGCCTGCTTCACCACGGTAAACTTTGTATCATTGGCAAGTTATCCTGTTTACGATCGAACTGTCCCATATAACGGCAACAGTTAATTTTAGAGAGAAAATAAGAGCTTTTGTAAGTTCAGGTTATACATCCAACTTAAAGAAAAAGCATATATATGAATTGCTGGATGCTGACATGAATTACAAAGGCTGAGACCTTACACTTTAGGTTTTTTCCAAacgtatagaaaaaaaattactgcaaGGGAACTTAGCCTTATTTTACTGTTGTGATGTTTCTTTCAGATTAAAGAGGCAAAGATGTTGCAAACTGAAGATCCTCGTTTGTGGAACAGTAATGCTTTGTCAAAATTGTTTAAAGTAAAACCAGAAGTAATAAGGTACTAAACTAGGTTTTTGCACGACAGTTCAAATACTATGTTTCTACGGACTAGAATTAGTTTCGATTACTTTATGTACTAAAGGATGTCTACTCTGTCAGATATggtcaagaatttaaaaaaatattgtgtaaCAAAGAAATCTGGGCAAAAATAATGGTTAGTATTAAGTAGACACCTCGATATTAAGTGATAAGTCACATGGACAAGTTCAGGTAGAATATTAATATGGACAGGTTTTTGGTAGAATGTTGACATGGACGAATTTTAGGTAGAATGTTGACATGGACGAGTTTTGTGTAGAATGTTGACATGAACGAGTTCTAGGTAGAATGTTGACATGAACGAGTTTTAGGTAGAATGTTAACATGGACGAGTTCTAGGTAGAATGTTGACATGAACGAGTTCTAGGTAGAATGTTGACATGGACGAGTTTTAGGTAGAATGTTGACATGAACGAGTTTTAGGTACAATGTTGACATGAACGAGTTTTAGGTAAAATGTTGACATGAACGAGTTTTAGGTAGAATGTTGACATGGACGAGTTTTAAGTAAAATGTTGACATGGACGAGTTTTGTGTAGAATGTTGACATGGACGAGTTTTAGGTAGAATGTTGACATGAACGAGCTATAGGTAGAATGTTGACATGAACGAGTTTTAGGTAGAATGTTGACATGGACGAATTTTAGGTAGAATGTTGACATGGACGAGTTTTGTGTAGAATGTTGACATGAACGAGTTCTAGGTAGAATGTTGACATGAACGAGCTATAGGTAGAATGTTGACATGAACGAGTTTTAGGTAGAATGTTGACATGGACGAATTTTAGGTAGAATGTTGACATGGACGAGTTTTGTGTAGAATGTTGACATGAACGAGTTCTAGGTAGAATGTTGACATGGACGAGTTTTAGGTAAAATGTTGACATGGACGAATTTTAGGTAGAATGTTGACATGAACGAGTTTTAGGTAAAATGTTGACATGGACGAGTTTTGTGTAGAATGTTGACATGGACGAGTTTTAGGTAAAATGTTGACATGGACGAGTTTTAGGTAGAATGTTGACACGGACGAGTTTTAGGTAGAATGTTGACATGGACGAATTTTAGGTAGAATGTTGACATGGACGAGTTTTGTGTAGAATGTTGACATGAACGAGTTTTAGGtagaattttaaattatttctcttACCAGTCAACTATTGTTTACTGACATTGCAAGATACTGGGTTTTTTTTCAGTCGACTTGTTCCGATGTCGAAACACGATTTTGTTCGAGCTGAGGCTGAGAAAGAAGTCTACAAGGCTATGTCAGTGATGAAGAGGAAACAATTCCGAGATCTACAACATTGGGTAAGATAAGTTTTACCTTAAGGACAAAAATTGTTGCGGAGATTAATTGTAGCGTTTTGAcaataatttaattattttgcagcacaaatttttgtgattttattaatttatttcaaatttttttgtggCAAAGCAAAGATTTTGTCACTTTCCCCTGGGTAgttaaatttgcaaatatagATGAACTTTTGAATGCTTTGGGACAATTAATGACATAAAAATTATGTGGCAAGAAcatattttcacaaattttgcAACATTAAGTACTGCGATTCACAAGGTAGCATTTTCTGACACAAATTATTTAGATTTTAGGCAAAAACCGCAATAGGTGCCTGGAGAGCCTGGCACACcagtttttcaaaatttcaactaaatgagaaaaatgtgaaagttattttatgcaaaatgcagtttttgataactacatttcaatcaCAATCTCCCTTGAAGTATTCAATACTTTATCTACCACTAATGTAGCCTGGTAACTGATTAAAGGGAAGAAATTTCTGCAACcagaaatttttgcgaaatatATTTTTCCAAAGCTAGTGATTTGcgccaaaaatattttcgcgaatcaatagtgaaaaaataattttgtactagatattttggtgattttttaataaaaagcaaaTTTCACGATAGATATATTTGCGAAACgccagcttttgttttttttcgcgGAAATCGATCTAAACTCGCAAAATATTctaatcgcgaaagttttttctctTCAGATAATGcatgttaaagttttttttgcgtCATAATTATCGTTACAATAATCTTTTAATAATCATCTCATTATTTTTTCTCAGCAACGTCAGAAGTACATCCGTGAAACACGTGGCCAAGAATTCGCCAACTGGTACAAGCAGTTAGATATCAAGCCTAGATCCAGAGCTTACGCCCCTCCCAAACTTTGAATTGCTGAGCATACATATTGCGATAAAGCCAGGACATTTGGTTATCTGCTTGCAGTTTTATCAATTACAGAAAGAAACGTGAAAATACTGCAAAGAAAACTTATAAACCCATTCTATGAATGTCGACGTTTGAGGACCCCACTGTAATAAAAAAGGTGTGATCAATATAATCTGAAGGGAGTCCCACAGATTAATAAACGTTACTTTTTCTTCGCAGAGACATATTTTTGTAGATACAAATGTATAATGTTGaaccgttttttaaaaaagcatatcgAGGAAATCATTTCTATgcttgcaaaaataaaaaaatgggatTGAATTTATCTTGGGATATGGAGGGAGGGGAAGAGCAAGAACCTTTGTTGAAACAACTCTCCATGTGACTCCAATGGGGTTCAACTATTTTGTTTTGAGTATGCTGCCTTTTCTTTATCTTTCACCACAGCCTTCAATTTATATATTTCCCACAACATATGGTATCATGTTAAAATATTTAAGACGATTGGAATGATTCTCAGGCGTCCAGGGTTGTAGGCGTGTTCTCGCTTTCTTTCCACCTATATGTGTCGAAGGATGGTGCAATAAGTAGGGGGAGTAGGCTTGCTGGGTTTAACCCAAGAGAGGGGAAAGATAAATGACTGATAAACCAACCTCCCCCTCTCCCTCAGGACACCGTCGCTTGAGGCTACACAAAATATAGTCCTAAATTAACCCAGCATGCCAGACCATGACAATTGTATGTCTAGAAACACATAAGAACGCATTGTGATTTCTTTTGTAATGTTTCCACGCGGAATGTGAGGTCTATTTTTCGTAGTTTGAAAAGGATTATATTGCAATCAATACCTTACTGTTACCTCCCATGGTACGCTCTTCATCGCAGAGTGTATAAAGGATGATTAAACTGTTTGATAAGCAACGTCAACGCGTAATTCATATGAGGAAGAGATTTAAAATGCATCAAAGTTTAGTTAAGAGAGTTATCACTGCGATAGTGTGTATCGAAACTTTCAAATATAAATTAAGCATTTTTATGGAGAGGTAAGAAACAGTATTTAACATGGATGAAGATTTTTTAACGTCTGTGTCCCTTATCTGTGTATCGTTATATCTTTCTTCTTCCAAGGTTATATTTAATGTGTTTAtgttattttgcaaacattCAAAACATCGTGTTTCGTGGAAAATGTAAGGGATTCGTGAAGAACATAAACATCTTGAATTGAATTTTATATagaatatagccacttcagtgttgaacAACTGCtattaatgtgggtcctgtgttctgaatgtacacattaggtatacaccgaCAGTGCCtacttaaaggggctacgaaccgggTAAAATGCTCATATTCCGTGTATATCCCGCGCATCTATATTATactgcccgtatacgtctgtctgtcacgcaaaatgatagcttagctgcgacgggcgaacccgtggattcttCCATGGGCTAACCACTagtatattaaaaatccggcaaacgcgttttgcgtaatgaacagaccagcgcattTTGCtagctggttcaatatttttttttgaaaaatatgttacaaagaaatatttcagcaagactaattctggatgaaaacatgaccaatgctggagaagataaaaattctagatatatctatatgctCAAGTCATGTATGTAatatacatgccggaaaaatagccagttttttcatcagctcgactttcgtgtaagtcactctaaagtcgaaaaccaacagccgttccgtagccccgTTAATCACCCTCACATGGCATAAATTGACCTGTGataaaggcacttgctaaactAAACATGCCTAAGCTGTGAACCGAACTACGGACCTTGTGAtaacgaagcgaactccataaccactagGCCACGCTCACTCGATttcttttacctttttttgAGTACTAACGCGATCCGTGCTTCAGTTTTGCttgcttttaataaaaattgtttaatcCCAGCCTCAACCTTAgggtttgttagttttttttacatttagacGGAATAATACAAACTAACAAGCCATGAGAACGAGGTTGGTGTAAACCAAACGAGGAAATATCTTTTTCTTTCACTAATTTGAAACGTTGGTGAAGTAGTTGCATATTTCTATGAAAACTTTCAGTGTAACTTGATGTCACTTCCTGCTTTCGCTTTTTTAATCCTTGCCATATGACGAACTAAGTTCAAAGACAAAattttatgtttcgacattttttcAAAGACACGTCCTCCTTTTGCACTTATCACTTTCTATACTAGCTAAACGAAGAGA is a genomic window of Hydractinia symbiolongicarpus strain clone_291-10 chromosome 14, HSymV2.1, whole genome shotgun sequence containing:
- the LOC130625985 gene encoding uncharacterized protein LOC130625985, yielding MMLQSCFLLHSQKIVLCKSAVIKHVYRTLKTSTIPHKRTPATIGIMSWVRSANRRRYLEQKMKDIVKSESGLIKEEQLSQSEPKIEFLNSSRIHDKLNEDTMHSHLIKPTVFLSKDKQTVICYHPPPKPYPEEFTKRAVGKSLFGMSEELINTFKSSMTDDEIKEAKMLQTEDPRLWNSNALSKLFKVKPEVISRLVPMSKHDFVRAEAEKEVYKAMSVMKRKQFRDLQHWQRQKYIRETRGQEFANWYKQLDIKPRSRAYAPPKL